One window of the Phragmitibacter flavus genome contains the following:
- a CDS encoding sulfatase family protein: MLRLLPFLFFILLISPLHAAEKNIVFYIADDLGTELGCYGNKVIQTPHIDALAADGTVFTNAYATTASCSASRSVIMTGLHNHANGHYGHAHDTGHFSCYPNTISLALPQVIKRAGYRTALIGKHHVSPNNIFQYDLQLGAKGRNSVATVEQAREFILAKDEAEADKQKPFLLYVGQIDPHRSNDDLEIPNKPNAFGNLPNQKSFPDIKETFYDPKDVIVPPFLPDTPETRAELAQYYQSVSRFDAGLGHLIQILKEANLYDKTLIIVTSDHGMAFPGAKTTVSEPGLRVPFIVRNPYNAKRGVRNTALVSHTDITPSLLDFAGGLDHEKNAPKNPIDPVEHWNAQNLSKSDNRGPKYPAYHGRSWLNILDKETDPTRDLLFASHTFHEVQMYYPMRVIRDQKYKLIWNIAWQLPFPFSTDLWSSATWQAQLKKGNDAPFGHITVGQYLQRPEFELYDLEYDPHESLNLASDPDHLETLNALKQKLKTFQQTHRDPWVLKWEYQ; this comes from the coding sequence ATGCTCCGCCTCCTCCCTTTCCTCTTCTTCATCCTCCTCATCTCCCCCCTCCACGCCGCCGAAAAGAACATCGTCTTCTACATCGCCGATGACCTCGGCACCGAGCTCGGATGTTACGGCAATAAAGTCATCCAAACCCCGCACATCGACGCCCTCGCTGCCGACGGCACCGTCTTCACCAACGCCTATGCCACCACCGCCAGTTGCAGCGCCAGCCGTTCCGTCATCATGACCGGACTGCACAATCACGCCAACGGCCACTACGGTCACGCCCACGACACCGGCCACTTCTCCTGCTACCCCAACACCATCAGCCTTGCCCTCCCCCAAGTCATCAAACGCGCCGGCTACCGCACCGCCCTCATCGGCAAACACCACGTCTCCCCGAACAATATTTTTCAATACGACCTGCAGCTCGGTGCCAAGGGCCGCAACTCCGTCGCCACCGTCGAACAAGCCCGCGAATTCATTCTCGCCAAAGACGAAGCCGAAGCCGACAAGCAAAAACCCTTCCTTCTCTACGTCGGCCAGATCGATCCCCATCGCAGCAACGACGACCTGGAAATCCCCAACAAACCCAACGCCTTCGGCAACCTCCCCAATCAAAAAAGCTTCCCCGACATCAAGGAAACTTTCTACGATCCTAAAGACGTCATCGTCCCACCCTTCCTCCCCGATACTCCCGAAACCCGCGCCGAACTCGCCCAATATTACCAGAGCGTCTCCCGTTTCGACGCCGGCCTCGGCCACCTCATCCAAATCCTCAAAGAGGCGAATCTCTACGACAAAACCCTCATCATCGTCACCTCCGACCACGGCATGGCCTTCCCTGGGGCCAAAACCACCGTCAGCGAACCCGGCCTGCGCGTCCCGTTCATCGTCCGCAACCCCTACAATGCGAAACGCGGCGTCCGCAACACCGCCCTCGTCAGCCACACCGACATCACCCCATCGCTGCTCGACTTTGCCGGTGGACTCGACCACGAAAAAAACGCTCCCAAAAACCCCATCGACCCTGTTGAACACTGGAACGCCCAAAACCTCTCCAAATCCGACAACCGCGGCCCCAAATACCCTGCCTATCACGGTCGCAGCTGGCTCAACATCCTCGACAAAGAAACCGATCCCACCCGCGATCTCCTCTTCGCCTCCCATACTTTTCACGAAGTCCAGATGTATTACCCCATGCGCGTCATTCGCGATCAGAAATACAAACTCATCTGGAACATCGCCTGGCAGCTTCCCTTCCCCTTCTCCACCGATCTCTGGTCCTCCGCCACCTGGCAGGCGCAACTTAAAAAAGGCAACGACGCTCCCTTCGGCCACATCACCGTCGGCCAATATCTCCAACGCCCCGAGTTCGAACTCTACGACCTCGAATACGACCCCCACGAATCCCTCAATCTCGCCTCCGATCCCGATCATCTCGAAACCCTCAACGCCCTCAAACAAAAACTCAAAACCTTCCAACAAACCCACCGCGATCCCTGGGTGCTCAAGTGGGAGTATCAGTAA